A stretch of the Chlorobiota bacterium genome encodes the following:
- a CDS encoding tryptophanase has protein sequence MKTIIEPFKIKSIEPIYFNSVEERLNILKAAHFNPFLIKAKDVIIDLLTDSGTSAMSSNQWAGLMNGDESYAGSSSFFHFEEVVKSITGMPLIIPTHQGRAAEKIIFSILGGEGKYFLSNTLFDTTRANIESSGSIGIDLICDEGKHPSIPAPFKGNINIEELKNTILKIGASNIPMVIITITNNSGGGQPVSMQNIKDVKSICNQFGISLFIDACRFAENSYFIKIREKGYSNKSVLEIAQEIFSCADGCTMSAKKDAFANIGGFLALRDNDLALLCRNLLIITEGFPTYGGLAGRDLEAIAIGLKEVLDENYLQYRIHSIEYLTNKLIEADVPVMQPAGGHAIYLDAVKFLPHIEINNYVGQALVCALYTTGGIRSVEIGSLMFGKYDESNKLIPAQLELVRLAIPRRVYTQSHIDYVAEVIIEVYKNRDFIKGLEIIEEAPLLRHFTAKLKQIN, from the coding sequence ATGAAAACAATAATAGAACCTTTTAAAATTAAATCTATTGAACCAATCTATTTTAATTCAGTTGAAGAAAGGTTAAATATACTTAAAGCAGCTCATTTCAATCCTTTTTTGATAAAAGCTAAAGATGTAATTATAGATTTGTTAACCGATAGTGGAACAAGTGCAATGAGTAGTAATCAATGGGCTGGGTTAATGAATGGTGATGAATCGTATGCAGGAAGCTCAAGTTTCTTTCATTTTGAAGAAGTTGTAAAATCAATTACAGGTATGCCATTAATTATACCAACTCATCAGGGTAGAGCAGCAGAGAAAATTATTTTTTCAATTCTTGGAGGTGAAGGTAAGTACTTTTTAAGTAATACTTTGTTTGATACCACAAGAGCCAACATTGAATCTTCAGGTTCTATAGGAATTGATTTAATTTGTGATGAAGGTAAACACCCATCAATTCCAGCTCCATTTAAAGGTAACATAAACATAGAAGAATTAAAAAATACTATTTTAAAAATTGGAGCATCAAATATTCCTATGGTAATAATTACTATTACTAATAATTCTGGAGGAGGGCAGCCAGTAAGTATGCAAAACATAAAAGATGTAAAATCTATTTGCAATCAATTTGGTATTTCTTTATTTATTGATGCTTGTAGATTTGCTGAAAATTCTTATTTCATAAAAATTAGAGAAAAAGGATACTCAAATAAATCTGTTTTAGAAATAGCTCAAGAAATTTTTTCTTGTGCAGATGGGTGTACAATGAGTGCAAAAAAAGATGCTTTTGCAAACATAGGTGGATTCTTGGCATTACGGGATAATGACTTAGCTTTATTATGTAGAAATTTATTAATTATTACTGAAGGCTTCCCTACTTATGGTGGTTTGGCAGGAAGAGATTTGGAAGCAATTGCAATTGGTTTAAAAGAAGTTTTGGATGAAAATTATTTGCAATATAGAATTCATAGTATTGAATACTTAACAAACAAGTTGATTGAAGCTGATGTACCAGTTATGCAACCAGCAGGTGGACATGCAATATATTTAGATGCAGTTAAATTTTTACCTCATATTGAAATAAATAACTATGTTGGTCAAGCTTTAGTTTGTGCTTTATATACAACTGGTGGTATTCGTTCTGTTGAAATTGGATCTTTAATGTTCGGAAAGTATGATGAATCAAATAAATTGATTCCAGCTCAATTAGAATTGGTTCGTTTGGCAATTCCAAGAAGAGTTTATACTCAAAGCCATATTGATTATGTAGCAGAAGTTATCATTGAAGTTTATAAAAATCGAGATTTTATTAAAGGATTAGAAATTATTGAAGAAGCTCCATTGTTAAGGCATTTTACTGCAAAGCTTAAACAAATTAACTAG
- a CDS encoding efflux RND transporter permease subunit: protein MTLTELAIKRPSMVVVIFAVLGVLGLFSFSQLKYELLPKISPPVITIFTVYPGAAPSEVESSVTKIVEDAVSGIDKISSVTSTSQEGVSIVLMEFQQSAKIDLVLQEAQRKVGQIIGLLPNVSKAPVLSKIALDEIPILRIGVTSSMSSVEFSQFLKDKIKPRFSKIDGISQITLQGLEEREIKINIDADRLKGYGLSIFQISQAVKASNLDFPTGNIKDVDGQFTVRLAGKFASLNEISNLIVGKSKTGGDITLKEVAEVQDAVKDITTLNRINGKPSVGLLIQKQSDANSIDVSKLARDEIKKIELEFSNINLKFDIAQDGSLFTIDAANSVKLDLLLAIVLVAFVMFVFLHSMRNSLIVMVAIPASLISTFIAMYVFNMSLNLMTLLGMSLVVGILVDDSIVVLENIYRRLEMGDDQRTAALIGRNEIGFAALSITLVDVVVFLPLALVGGLIGNILREFALVVVFSTLMSLFVSFTITPLLASRFTKLVHLSKKTISGRFGLFFESLFNKIVNIYSEVLNWCLKGWFQRITVMILILVLFLSSFMLVKFGFIGGEFITQSDRGEFSVGIELASGATVEQNNIVVNQVEQLLYKMKEVNKVFVSVGTSAEGFFGQSANNISDLNVALVPKESRLKSTDDVARDIKQMLSTIPGVKVRVNPIGIFGTANQTPIQVAVLGTNMDSVRLGANMLANILRNTKGSGDVRLSSEDGKPETKINIDRNKMAQFGLSIAEVGGALRIALNGDDEAKFRPGDNEYDIRIRLDKFNRNSTQDVGKLSFMNKFGQQVELRQFASIGRSTGPTKLQRRERNPTISVLSQAVGKPSGTIWQEAKAVLDKTKLPGDVTISPQGDLKNQAEGFSSMGIALLAAIIFVYLVMVGLYDSYTNPFVVLFSIPVALIGALLALALTMKTLNIFSILGMIMMIGLVAKNAILLVDFTNVSRQEGKEIIPALIEAGRERLRPILMTTLSMVIGMLPIALSHSSGAEWKSGLAWALIGGLTSSLILTLVLVPVVYFTLETMIQKTLLLYRKITSKKLTA, encoded by the coding sequence ATGACACTTACTGAATTAGCAATTAAAAGGCCTTCAATGGTTGTAGTAATATTTGCAGTACTTGGGGTACTTGGTTTATTCTCCTTTTCTCAATTAAAATATGAGTTATTACCAAAAATATCACCACCAGTTATCACAATATTTACAGTTTATCCTGGTGCTGCTCCAAGTGAAGTTGAATCATCAGTAACAAAAATTGTTGAGGATGCTGTTTCTGGAATTGATAAAATATCATCTGTTACTTCAACATCTCAAGAAGGTGTATCAATAGTTTTAATGGAGTTTCAACAATCTGCAAAAATAGATTTGGTACTTCAAGAAGCACAAAGAAAAGTTGGACAAATTATTGGATTATTACCAAATGTATCTAAAGCACCAGTACTTTCAAAAATTGCACTAGATGAAATTCCTATTCTAAGAATTGGTGTAACTTCTTCAATGTCTTCTGTTGAATTTAGTCAATTTTTAAAAGATAAAATAAAACCAAGGTTCTCAAAAATTGATGGTATTTCACAAATAACTTTACAAGGATTAGAAGAGAGAGAAATAAAAATCAACATAGATGCTGATAGGTTAAAAGGTTATGGTCTTTCTATATTTCAAATTTCTCAGGCTGTTAAAGCTTCGAACTTAGACTTTCCAACAGGTAATATAAAAGATGTTGATGGTCAGTTCACTGTCAGGTTAGCAGGGAAATTTGCTTCTTTAAACGAAATTAGTAATTTGATTGTTGGTAAATCAAAAACAGGTGGAGACATAACATTAAAAGAAGTTGCTGAGGTTCAAGATGCAGTTAAAGATATTACAACATTAAATAGAATAAATGGAAAACCTTCAGTTGGATTATTAATTCAAAAGCAATCAGATGCAAATTCAATTGATGTCAGCAAGCTAGCTCGAGATGAAATCAAGAAAATAGAATTAGAGTTTTCTAATATCAATTTAAAATTTGATATCGCTCAAGATGGGTCATTATTTACCATTGATGCAGCCAATTCTGTTAAGTTAGATTTGCTTCTAGCTATTGTATTAGTAGCTTTTGTAATGTTCGTTTTCCTTCATTCAATGAGGAATTCATTAATTGTTATGGTTGCAATTCCTGCTTCTTTAATTTCAACTTTCATTGCTATGTATGTATTTAATATGAGTCTGAATTTAATGACTTTGTTAGGTATGTCTTTAGTAGTAGGTATTTTAGTTGATGATTCAATTGTAGTTTTAGAGAATATTTATAGAAGGTTGGAAATGGGTGATGATCAAAGAACTGCAGCATTAATTGGAAGAAATGAGATTGGGTTTGCTGCTCTTTCAATTACTTTGGTTGATGTGGTTGTGTTTTTACCTTTGGCTTTAGTTGGCGGTTTGATAGGAAATATATTAAGAGAGTTTGCATTAGTTGTTGTATTCTCTACTTTAATGAGTTTGTTTGTATCGTTTACAATTACACCTTTATTAGCTTCAAGATTTACAAAGTTAGTTCATTTATCTAAAAAAACAATAAGCGGTAGATTCGGTCTGTTTTTTGAAAGCTTGTTTAATAAAATAGTAAATATTTATAGTGAAGTTTTAAACTGGTGTCTAAAAGGTTGGTTTCAGAGGATAACAGTAATGATATTGATTTTAGTATTATTTTTAAGTTCATTTATGCTTGTAAAATTTGGCTTTATTGGAGGTGAATTTATCACTCAATCTGATAGAGGTGAATTTTCAGTTGGAATTGAGCTTGCATCTGGTGCAACAGTAGAACAAAATAACATTGTTGTAAATCAAGTTGAACAATTACTTTATAAAATGAAGGAAGTAAATAAAGTTTTTGTTTCAGTAGGAACTTCAGCAGAAGGATTTTTTGGACAATCAGCCAATAATATCTCAGACTTGAATGTGGCATTAGTTCCGAAAGAATCTAGATTAAAATCAACTGATGATGTTGCTCGAGATATAAAGCAAATGTTATCTACAATTCCTGGAGTTAAAGTTCGTGTAAATCCTATTGGAATTTTTGGAACGGCTAACCAAACTCCAATTCAAGTTGCAGTTTTAGGTACTAATATGGATAGTGTTAGATTAGGAGCAAATATGTTAGCTAATATTTTAAGAAATACAAAAGGGAGTGGAGATGTAAGATTATCTAGTGAGGATGGAAAACCAGAAACCAAAATTAACATTGATCGCAATAAAATGGCTCAATTTGGGTTATCAATTGCGGAAGTTGGTGGTGCACTTAGAATAGCATTAAATGGTGATGATGAAGCAAAATTCAGACCTGGTGATAATGAGTATGATATTAGAATTCGATTAGATAAATTCAATAGAAATAGTACTCAAGATGTTGGAAAATTATCTTTTATGAATAAGTTTGGGCAACAAGTTGAGCTCCGTCAATTTGCTTCAATTGGTAGATCTACAGGACCAACAAAATTACAAAGAAGAGAAAGAAACCCTACAATTTCAGTACTATCTCAAGCTGTTGGCAAACCATCAGGTACGATTTGGCAGGAAGCAAAAGCTGTATTAGATAAAACAAAATTGCCTGGTGATGTAACAATTTCACCTCAGGGAGACTTGAAAAATCAAGCCGAAGGATTCTCTAGTATGGGAATTGCATTGCTTGCTGCAATAATATTTGTTTATTTAGTAATGGTAGGGTTATATGATTCTTATACAAATCCTTTCGTTGTATTATTTTCAATACCTGTTGCATTGATTGGAGCTTTATTAGCTCTTGCTTTAACTATGAAAACCTTGAATATATTCTCTATTCTTGGTATGATTATGATGATTGGATTAGTTGCTAAGAATGCCATTTTATTAGTTGATTTTACAAATGTTTCAAGGCAGGAAGGGAAAGAAATTATCCCAGCTTTAATTGAAGCTGGTAGGGAAAGATTAAGACCTATTTTAATGACAACCTTATCTATGGTTATTGGAATGTTACCTATTGCCCTAAGTCATAGTTCTGGTGCTGAATGGAAGAGTGGTTTAGCTTGGGCTTTGATTGGAGGCTTAACAAGTTCACTAATCTTGACTTTAGTTCTTGTTCCAGTTGTCTATTTTACACTTGAAACTATGATACAAAAAACTCTATTGTTGTATAGAAAAATAACTAGTAAAAAACTAACTGCTTAA
- the hppD gene encoding 4-hydroxyphenylpyruvate dioxygenase, producing MINENLTQVENYNYGIEKIFKKAQDFLPINGTDFVELYVGNAKQAAHFYKTTFGFQSLAYSGLETGNKEYCSYVLVQDKIKLVLTSPYKKDSDISQHLLNHGDGVKVIALWVDDAKKSYEETISRGAVSVIEPTILTDEYGEVVKSAIKTYGDTIHLFVDRKNYKGIFLPGFIKWESEYNPAPMGLKYIDHMVGNVELGTMNTWSNFYADVMGFANLVTFDDKDISTKYTALMSKVMTNGNGRIKFPINEPAKGIKKSQIEEYLDFYGSPGCQHIAVATYDIIFTITEMRKNGIEFLHVPGSYYDTVEMRVGNISEDLNILKSLGIMVDRDEDGYLLQIFTKPVEDRPTLFFEIIQRKGAKSFGKGNFQALFESIEAEQLRRGTL from the coding sequence ATGATAAATGAAAATTTAACCCAAGTTGAAAATTACAATTATGGGATAGAGAAAATTTTTAAAAAAGCACAAGATTTTTTACCTATAAATGGTACAGATTTTGTTGAACTGTATGTTGGAAATGCAAAACAAGCAGCACATTTTTATAAGACAACATTTGGGTTTCAATCATTAGCTTATTCAGGTTTAGAAACTGGGAATAAGGAATATTGTTCCTATGTATTAGTTCAAGATAAAATCAAATTGGTGTTAACTTCTCCTTATAAAAAAGATAGTGATATTTCACAACATCTATTGAATCATGGAGATGGGGTAAAAGTAATTGCATTATGGGTTGATGATGCTAAAAAATCTTATGAAGAAACTATTTCACGTGGAGCAGTATCAGTTATTGAACCTACTATTTTAACGGATGAATATGGAGAAGTTGTTAAGTCGGCTATCAAAACTTATGGAGATACCATCCATTTGTTTGTAGATAGAAAGAATTACAAAGGTATATTTTTACCTGGATTCATTAAATGGGAATCTGAATATAATCCAGCCCCAATGGGTCTAAAATATATTGATCATATGGTTGGAAATGTTGAACTAGGAACTATGAATACTTGGTCGAATTTTTATGCAGATGTAATGGGATTTGCTAATTTAGTAACTTTCGATGATAAAGATATTTCTACTAAGTACACTGCTTTAATGAGTAAAGTAATGACAAATGGAAATGGTAGAATAAAATTTCCTATAAATGAACCAGCAAAAGGAATAAAAAAATCTCAAATAGAAGAATATCTTGATTTTTATGGTAGCCCAGGATGTCAGCATATTGCTGTTGCTACCTATGATATAATTTTTACTATTACAGAAATGAGGAAAAATGGAATAGAGTTTTTACATGTTCCAGGTTCTTATTATGATACTGTTGAAATGAGAGTTGGAAATATTTCTGAAGATTTAAATATCTTAAAATCCTTAGGTATTATGGTAGACCGTGATGAAGATGGATACTTATTGCAAATTTTTACTAAACCTGTTGAGGACAGACCAACATTATTTTTTGAAATTATTCAGCGTAAAGGTGCTAAGTCTTTTGGTAAAGGAAACTTTCAAGCATTATTTGAAAGCATTGAAGCAGAACAATTAAGAAGAGGTACTTTATAA
- a CDS encoding T9SS type A sorting domain-containing protein, with amino-acid sequence MELIPISSLNDQNHNKLKSYIYPNPSKRVVCLKLDSGYESGNVSLFDINFKRIKTIEFVNQNNLLLDVSGFIEGCYTIIIVTKNGSTLKK; translated from the coding sequence ATTGAATTAATTCCAATTTCAAGTTTAAATGACCAAAATCATAACAAATTAAAATCTTACATTTACCCGAACCCTTCAAAAAGAGTAGTTTGTTTAAAACTTGATTCTGGATACGAATCTGGAAATGTTTCGTTATTTGATATTAATTTTAAAAGAATTAAAACAATAGAATTTGTAAATCAGAATAACTTACTCCTAGATGTAAGTGGGTTTATTGAAGGATGTTATACTATAATTATTGTTACTAAAAATGGTTCAACATTAAAAAAATAG
- a CDS encoding tryptophan 2,3-dioxygenase — protein sequence MDELTSNQLKQIEDKFNSIDQNPNVHLEGLIWAKPITYWDYILPESLLSLQIQRTSLPDEMVFILYHQINELIFKMILWEIEQVSSNNEIDAIFFTEKLRRISRYFDMLSTSFNIMGDGMDVEQYMKFRNTLTPASGFQCAQYRLIEFASTELINLIDLRYRKNIDITSTYENAFEHLYWQAAGVDYKTGKKNTLLTLFEEKYKSMFLVKMEKYNSSNLWTRFKQLPEDVKSNPTLINAMRHYDYTVNISWVMAHYNAAGKYLGESEATGGSDWRKYMHPKYQKRIFFPDLWSTDELNNWGENL from the coding sequence ATGGATGAGTTGACTTCTAATCAATTAAAGCAAATTGAGGATAAATTTAATTCAATAGATCAAAATCCAAATGTTCATTTAGAAGGATTAATTTGGGCAAAACCAATTACTTATTGGGATTATATTTTACCTGAATCTTTGTTAAGTTTACAAATTCAAAGAACTTCATTACCCGATGAAATGGTCTTTATTTTATATCATCAAATTAATGAATTGATATTTAAAATGATTCTTTGGGAAATTGAACAAGTAAGTTCTAATAATGAAATTGATGCTATTTTTTTTACTGAAAAATTAAGGAGAATTAGCAGATATTTTGATATGCTTTCAACTTCTTTTAATATAATGGGTGATGGGATGGATGTTGAACAATATATGAAATTTAGAAATACTTTAACTCCAGCAAGTGGCTTTCAATGTGCTCAATACAGACTTATTGAATTTGCTTCAACTGAGTTAATTAATTTAATTGATTTAAGGTACAGAAAGAATATTGATATAACTTCTACTTATGAAAATGCATTTGAACATTTATATTGGCAAGCTGCTGGAGTTGATTACAAAACTGGAAAAAAAAATACTTTATTAACTTTATTTGAAGAAAAATATAAAAGTATGTTTTTAGTTAAAATGGAAAAATATAATTCTTCAAATTTATGGACAAGATTTAAACAATTGCCTGAAGATGTGAAAAGTAATCCAACTTTAATAAATGCTATGAGACATTATGATTACACTGTTAATATTAGTTGGGTAATGGCTCATTATAATGCTGCTGGAAAATATCTTGGGGAATCTGAAGCTACAGGCGGAAGTGATTGGAGAAAGTATATGCATCCTAAATATCAGAAAAGAATTTTCTTTCCAGATTTATGGTCAACAGATGAATTAAATAATTGGGGTGAAAATCTTTAA
- a CDS encoding 3-hydroxyanthranilate 3,4-dioxygenase — protein MGIIPPINFKKWIDENRHLLKPPVGNQVVYTDTDFIVMVVGGPNARKDFHFNKGEEFFYQIEGDMHLPIRENGKTRLIEIKEGEIFLLPPGVEHSPQRKANTVGMVIERVRNEDELDACTWYCENCDQELYKANFHCKDIVNQLPLLINSFYEDVKLRTCKHCSSIMEVPTLKVN, from the coding sequence ATGGGAATTATTCCACCAATTAATTTTAAAAAATGGATAGATGAAAACCGTCATCTGTTAAAACCACCTGTTGGTAATCAAGTTGTATATACTGATACAGATTTTATTGTAATGGTTGTTGGTGGTCCGAATGCAAGAAAAGATTTTCACTTTAATAAAGGAGAAGAATTCTTTTATCAAATTGAAGGAGATATGCATTTACCTATTAGAGAAAATGGAAAAACTCGTTTAATTGAAATTAAAGAAGGTGAAATTTTCTTACTTCCACCAGGAGTTGAACATTCCCCTCAAAGAAAGGCAAATACTGTTGGTATGGTTATTGAAAGAGTAAGAAATGAAGATGAATTAGATGCTTGCACATGGTACTGTGAAAATTGTGATCAAGAATTATATAAAGCAAATTTTCATTGTAAAGATATTGTAAATCAACTCCCTTTATTAATAAATTCTTTTTATGAAGATGTAAAATTAAGAACTTGTAAGCATTGTAGTTCTATAATGGAAGTTCCCACATTAAAAGTAAATTAA
- a CDS encoding homogentisate 1,2-dioxygenase, with the protein MPIYHQLGIVPEKRHIVTRRPNGELLQEELVGTQGFAGMSSLVYHIYPPTRVKQKEKAYSIIPKIAIENGLDAMSFKGFEILPETDYIKSRKTLFVNQAMHIGLAAPLMPTNYFYKNADADELIFIHKGSGKLLTMFGELNFKYGDYINIPRGTVYQINFESTENRLLYIESFDPIFTPSKYRNEFGQLLEHSPFCERDIVRPSNLKTFDEVGEFDVFIKKKGYIFPYVYANHPFDVTGWDGFHYPYIFSIFNFEPLTGRIHMPPPIHQTFESKKFVICSFVPRLYDYHPLAIPAPYHHSNIDSDELLYYVDGDFMSRNNIEKGQITLHPGGIPHGPHPGAIERSIGKKETIELAVMIDPFNPVLITEEAMKIDVKDYYKSWL; encoded by the coding sequence ATGCCAATTTATCATCAGTTAGGAATAGTTCCAGAAAAAAGACATATTGTTACAAGAAGGCCAAATGGAGAGCTTCTTCAGGAAGAGCTTGTAGGTACTCAGGGTTTTGCTGGTATGTCATCCTTGGTTTATCATATTTATCCTCCAACTAGAGTTAAACAAAAAGAAAAAGCATATTCAATTATTCCAAAAATTGCTATTGAAAATGGATTAGATGCAATGAGTTTTAAAGGATTTGAAATTTTACCAGAAACTGATTATATCAAAAGTCGAAAAACATTGTTTGTAAATCAAGCAATGCATATTGGTCTTGCAGCTCCTTTAATGCCAACTAACTATTTTTATAAAAATGCTGATGCTGATGAGTTAATCTTCATTCATAAAGGTTCAGGTAAGCTATTAACAATGTTTGGAGAATTGAATTTTAAATATGGTGATTATATTAATATACCAAGAGGAACTGTATATCAAATTAATTTTGAGTCTACTGAAAACCGTTTACTTTACATAGAATCTTTTGACCCAATATTTACTCCAAGTAAATATAGAAATGAATTTGGACAACTCTTAGAGCATTCACCTTTTTGTGAAAGAGACATTGTAAGACCTAGCAATTTAAAAACTTTTGATGAGGTTGGGGAGTTTGATGTATTTATAAAAAAGAAAGGTTATATTTTCCCTTATGTTTATGCAAACCATCCGTTCGATGTTACTGGCTGGGATGGGTTTCATTATCCATATATCTTTTCAATTTTTAACTTCGAACCGTTAACTGGTAGAATTCACATGCCACCTCCAATTCACCAAACTTTCGAGAGCAAAAAATTTGTTATCTGTTCCTTTGTACCAAGGTTGTATGACTATCATCCTCTTGCTATTCCAGCTCCATATCATCATAGTAACATTGATAGTGATGAGCTTTTATACTATGTTGATGGTGATTTTATGAGTAGAAATAATATCGAAAAAGGACAAATTACACTTCATCCAGGTGGAATTCCTCATGGACCGCATCCAGGTGCAATTGAAAGAAGTATTGGAAAAAAGGAGACTATTGAATTGGCCGTAATGATTGATCCTTTTAATCCAGTTTTGATTACTGAAGAAGCTATGAAAATAGATGTTAAGGATTATTACAAATCATGGTTATAG